A stretch of DNA from Deltaproteobacteria bacterium:
CAGACATTGCCCTCCTTGTGGGCGAAGGTGCAGGTGGGCACGTGGATGGCCTCCGCCCCCTTAGCTTTCAGAATCTTGGCCAGGTCCACGAACCCGTCCCCGGGACAACGGCAGGTCAACACGCCCATGGGTTCGCACCCCTCATATCCGACAAAGCCCTGAGACGCGGATGCCATGGCCTTGAACCCCCCGGTCAGGGGGCACCGCTTCTCGTTTTTCTCGCAGCGAATGATGCCAATTCCAGCCATTGTCAATCCTCCTTGGTTTGAAGCGTTGCGACCGCTCCTCCCCAACGGGAACCTTTTCAAGTCATGCCGTGTTTCGTCAAGACTCGACTGTTCGATTCAAGAACTGAAGACCAACCGACCCCTTCGCTGAATTGTTCCAGGAAAGCCCCTTGTTTTCTACTTCCGAGTGATGCTAGCCTGCTTGCCACATCCAACCGCAACATCGGAGCCGGAATGAGCCGTTTTTCCACCAGCCTCCTGGGCGAAGCCAAAACCCTGCTGCTGTCCACCGATGGTTCCCAGTACAGTGAAGGCGCCGTGCAGGAGGCCA
This window harbors:
- a CDS encoding CGGC domain-containing protein, whose translation is MAGIGIIRCEKNEKRCPLTGGFKAMASASQGFVGYEGCEPMGVLTCRCPGDGFVDLAKILKAKGAEAIHVPTCTFAHKEGNVWEMGGGFCDHIDALVRQAAAETGILVVKGTAHLPGGYQPERFEM